The proteins below are encoded in one region of Aequorivita iocasae:
- a CDS encoding heavy metal translocating P-type ATPase → MKKQKRNLRDLDPKEHIGEHSHDDGHNHSNPEKLGNFRTYLPSIFSFVMLIAGIAFDYFETFPHFSGWIRIVWYVVAYLPVGFPVIKEGWNSILKGDFFTEFLLMSIATIGAFAIGEYPEGVAVMLFYAVGELFQSAAVKKAKGSIKALLDVRPNEALVYRNDNYVSVNPETVAIGEKVQVRVGEKIPLDGILLSEKGSFNTAALTGESKPDTIAKGEKVFAGSINLDGVIEIETTKEFKDSSIARILDMVQNATARKSKTELFIRKFARIYTPIVVFLAIGLTFLPYFFVDDYVFNDWLYRALIFLVISCPCALVISIPLGYFGGLGAASKNGILFKGASYLDEMTRITTVVMDKTGTVTKGVFKIKEIKAIGWDEPEFMKYLMTMEEQSTHPIAKAIMEYKADGEDFQASEVTEIAGKGLKGTVNGKTVLVGNKALMISNNIEVPSQTDNIVESIVMVSIESKFAGYVIIADELKEDAHEAIKQIRESGISKIIMLSGDKDSITQQVAKEMGVDWAKGGLLPEAKLAEVEKLMSETDNKVAFIGDGINDAPVLAVSDVGIAMGGLGSDVAIETADVIIQTDQPSKIARAIKIGCSTRRIVYQNIALAFGVKAVVLVLGAGGLATMWEAVFADVGVALLAILNAVRLQRMTWK, encoded by the coding sequence ATGAAAAAGCAAAAAAGAAACCTTCGGGATTTAGACCCAAAAGAACATATAGGAGAACACAGCCACGACGATGGCCACAATCATAGCAATCCGGAAAAACTCGGTAATTTCAGAACGTATTTACCTTCCATTTTCAGTTTTGTAATGCTGATTGCAGGAATTGCTTTTGATTATTTTGAAACCTTTCCACATTTTTCTGGTTGGATTCGCATTGTATGGTATGTTGTGGCATACCTGCCAGTTGGTTTTCCTGTAATAAAAGAAGGATGGAACAGTATCCTAAAAGGCGACTTCTTTACCGAATTTCTATTGATGTCAATTGCCACAATAGGGGCATTCGCCATTGGCGAATATCCTGAAGGTGTTGCCGTGATGCTATTTTATGCCGTGGGCGAATTGTTCCAAAGTGCCGCGGTTAAAAAAGCCAAGGGAAGCATCAAGGCATTACTGGATGTACGACCTAATGAAGCCTTGGTCTATAGGAACGACAATTATGTTTCTGTAAATCCCGAAACCGTTGCCATTGGCGAAAAAGTACAAGTCCGTGTGGGCGAAAAAATCCCTTTGGATGGTATTTTACTTTCTGAAAAAGGCTCGTTCAATACAGCGGCTTTAACGGGCGAAAGTAAACCCGATACCATTGCAAAAGGCGAAAAAGTATTTGCAGGAAGTATTAACCTTGATGGCGTAATTGAAATTGAAACCACCAAGGAATTTAAGGATAGTTCCATTGCCCGAATTCTCGATATGGTTCAAAACGCCACGGCACGTAAATCAAAAACCGAATTGTTCATCAGAAAATTTGCAAGAATCTATACACCTATTGTGGTATTCTTGGCGATTGGATTAACATTTTTGCCCTACTTTTTTGTGGATGATTATGTGTTTAACGATTGGTTATATAGAGCATTGATATTCTTGGTAATTTCCTGTCCGTGTGCCTTGGTTATCTCTATTCCGTTGGGTTATTTTGGTGGATTGGGAGCAGCTTCAAAAAATGGAATTCTCTTTAAGGGAGCATCCTATTTAGATGAAATGACAAGGATAACCACAGTGGTAATGGACAAAACCGGAACCGTAACCAAAGGTGTTTTCAAAATCAAGGAAATAAAAGCCATTGGTTGGGATGAACCCGAATTTATGAAATACCTGATGACGATGGAAGAACAATCCACTCATCCCATTGCCAAGGCAATTATGGAATATAAAGCCGATGGCGAAGATTTTCAAGCTTCCGAAGTAACTGAAATAGCAGGAAAAGGCTTAAAAGGAACAGTAAACGGCAAAACCGTATTGGTTGGGAATAAAGCATTGATGATTTCAAACAATATCGAAGTTCCATCTCAAACCGACAACATTGTAGAATCCATTGTGATGGTTTCTATTGAAAGCAAATTCGCTGGCTATGTCATCATTGCAGACGAATTGAAAGAAGATGCCCACGAAGCCATCAAACAAATTCGAGAATCGGGAATTTCCAAAATCATAATGCTTTCGGGCGACAAGGATTCTATAACCCAACAAGTCGCAAAAGAAATGGGCGTTGATTGGGCAAAAGGCGGATTATTGCCCGAAGCTAAATTAGCTGAAGTCGAAAAACTGATGTCCGAGACCGACAATAAAGTCGCCTTCATTGGCGATGGTATCAATGATGCACCAGTCTTGGCAGTAAGCGATGTTGGCATTGCAATGGGTGGCTTGGGAAGTGATGTGGCCATCGAGACAGCGGATGTCATTATTCAAACAGACCAACCAAGTAAAATAGCGAGAGCCATAAAAATAGGCTGTTCTACAAGACGTATTGTATATCAAAATATTGCGCTTGCTTTTGGAGTAAAAGCAGTGGTTTTGGTTTTGGGCGCAGGTGGTCTGGCAACGATGTGGGAAGCGGTTTTTGCCGATGTTGGTGTGGCTTTATTGGCAATATTGAATGCCGTTAGGTTGCAGAGGATGACGTGGAAGTAA